From Streptomyces sp. NBC_00683, one genomic window encodes:
- the ctaD gene encoding aa3-type cytochrome oxidase subunit I has protein sequence MSILNESQGAAAADDSFEDELPVRRKQPGSVVVKWMTTTDHKTIGTMYLITSFAFFCIGGLLALFMRAELARPGTQIMSNEQFNQAFTMHGTIMLLMFATPLFAGFANWIMPLQIGAPDVAFPRLNMFAYWLYLFGSIIAVAGFLTPQGAADFGWFAYAPLSDAVRSPGIGADMWIMGLAFSGFGTILGSVNFITTIICMRAPGMTMFRMPIFTWNVLLTGVLVLLAFPVLAAALFALEVDRKFGAHVFDAANGGALLWQHLFWFFGHPEVYIIALPFFGIVSEIIPVFSRKPMFGYIGLIAATISIAGLSVTVWAHHMYVTGGVLLPFFSFMTFLIAVPTGVKFFNWIGTMWKGSLSFETPMLWSVGFLITFAFGGLTGVILASPPLDFHVSDSYFVVAHFHYVVFGTVVFAMFAGFHFWWPKFTGKMLDERLGKMTFWTLFVGFHGTFLVQHWLGAEGMPRRYADYLAADGFTALNTISTISSFVLGLSMLPFFYNVWKTAKYGKKIEVDDPWGYGRSLEWATSCPPPRHNFLTLPRIRSESPAFDLHHPEIAALELLEHHSDGDKVLVGGKEAGK, from the coding sequence GTGAGCATCCTCAATGAATCCCAGGGTGCCGCGGCAGCAGACGACTCGTTCGAGGACGAGCTGCCGGTACGGCGCAAGCAGCCGGGGAGTGTCGTCGTCAAGTGGATGACCACCACTGACCACAAGACCATCGGCACGATGTACCTGATCACGTCGTTCGCCTTCTTCTGCATCGGTGGCCTGCTGGCGCTCTTCATGCGCGCCGAGCTGGCCAGGCCGGGCACGCAGATCATGTCGAACGAGCAGTTCAACCAGGCGTTCACGATGCACGGCACGATCATGCTGCTGATGTTCGCGACGCCGCTGTTCGCAGGGTTCGCGAACTGGATCATGCCGCTGCAGATCGGCGCGCCCGACGTGGCGTTCCCGCGGCTGAACATGTTCGCGTACTGGCTGTACCTCTTCGGCTCGATCATCGCGGTGGCCGGCTTCCTCACCCCGCAGGGTGCGGCCGACTTCGGCTGGTTCGCCTATGCCCCGCTTTCGGACGCGGTCCGTTCGCCCGGTATCGGTGCCGACATGTGGATCATGGGTCTGGCCTTCTCCGGCTTCGGCACGATCCTCGGCTCGGTCAACTTCATCACCACGATCATCTGCATGCGCGCACCCGGCATGACGATGTTCCGCATGCCGATCTTCACCTGGAACGTCCTGCTGACCGGTGTTCTGGTCCTGCTGGCGTTCCCGGTCCTGGCCGCCGCGCTCTTCGCGCTGGAGGTGGACCGTAAATTCGGTGCGCATGTCTTCGACGCGGCCAATGGCGGCGCATTGCTCTGGCAGCACCTCTTCTGGTTCTTCGGCCATCCAGAGGTGTACATCATTGCTCTGCCGTTCTTCGGAATCGTCTCCGAGATCATTCCGGTCTTCAGCCGGAAGCCGATGTTCGGCTACATCGGTCTCATCGCGGCGACCATCTCCATCGCCGGCCTCTCGGTGACGGTGTGGGCGCACCACATGTACGTCACGGGCGGTGTGCTGTTGCCGTTCTTCTCGTTCATGACATTCCTCATCGCGGTACCGACCGGTGTGAAGTTCTTCAACTGGATCGGCACGATGTGGAAGGGGTCTTTGTCTTTCGAGACACCGATGCTCTGGTCCGTCGGCTTCCTCATCACCTTCGCCTTCGGTGGTCTGACCGGCGTGATCCTGGCTTCGCCGCCCCTGGACTTCCACGTCTCCGACTCGTACTTCGTCGTGGCGCACTTCCACTACGTCGTCTTCGGCACCGTGGTCTTCGCGATGTTCGCCGGATTCCACTTCTGGTGGCCGAAGTTCACCGGCAAGATGCTGGACGAGCGGCTCGGGAAGATGACCTTCTGGACGCTGTTCGTGGGCTTCCACGGCACGTTCCTGGTGCAGCACTGGCTCGGCGCGGAAGGTATGCCCCGTCGTTACGCGGACTACCTCGCGGCGGACGGCTTCACCGCGCTGAACACGATCTCGACGATCTCCTCCTTCGTGCTCGGCCTGTCGATGCTGCCGTTCTTCTACAACGTGTGGAAGACCGCCAAGTACGGCAAGAAGATCGAGGTCGACGACCCGTGGGGCTACGGCCGTTCGCTCGAATGGGCGACGTCCTGCCCGCCCCCGCGGCACAACTTCCTCACGCTGCCGCGGATCCGTTCCGAATCCCCGGCGTTCGACCTGCACCACCCGGAGATCGCAGCACTCGAGCTGCTGGAGCACCACTCCGATGGTGACAAGGTCCTCGTCGGCGGCAAGGAGGCCGGCAAGTGA
- a CDS encoding cysteine desulfurase/sulfurtransferase TusA family protein encodes MSYFDTASSAPLHPVARQALLASLDEGWADPARLYREGRRAGLLLDAAREAAAEAVGCRPDELVFTSSGTRAVHSGVAGALHGRRRVGRHLVVSAVEHSSVLHAAAALEAAGGSFTEVPVDRAGAVDPSAYGRALRADTALACLQSANHEVGTVQPVAATAEICAAAGVPLLVDAAQSLAWGPVPGGWSLLTASAHKWGGPAGVGLLAVRKGVRFAAQGPADERESGRAAGFENIPAIVAAAASLRAVRAEAAAESVRLRVLVDRIRTTVAGVVPDVEVVGDPVRRLPHLVTFSCLYVDGETLLHELDRAEFSVSSGSSCTSSTLTPSHVLKAMGVLTEGNIRVSLPAGTTDAEVDRFLEVLPGLVAGVREKLGAPVAAAPSPAPHASLVVDALGRRCPIPVIELAKVIGEVPVGGTVTVLADDEAARLDIPAWCEMREQEYVGEEPADRGSAFVVRRLL; translated from the coding sequence GTGTCCTACTTCGATACCGCCTCCTCCGCCCCCCTGCATCCCGTCGCCCGCCAGGCGCTGCTTGCCTCGCTGGACGAGGGCTGGGCCGATCCCGCCCGCCTGTACCGCGAGGGGCGGCGGGCCGGACTGCTGCTCGACGCGGCCCGGGAGGCCGCGGCCGAGGCGGTCGGATGCCGGCCGGACGAGCTCGTCTTCACCTCCTCGGGCACCCGGGCGGTGCACTCCGGGGTGGCCGGGGCGCTCCACGGCCGTCGGCGTGTCGGCCGCCATCTGGTGGTCTCCGCCGTCGAGCACTCGTCGGTCCTGCACGCGGCCGCGGCGCTGGAGGCGGCGGGCGGGTCGTTCACCGAGGTGCCGGTGGACCGGGCCGGCGCGGTGGACCCGTCGGCGTACGGCCGGGCGCTGCGGGCGGACACGGCGCTGGCCTGCCTGCAGTCGGCCAACCATGAGGTGGGAACCGTGCAGCCGGTGGCCGCGACCGCCGAGATCTGCGCCGCCGCGGGCGTGCCCCTCCTGGTGGACGCCGCACAGTCGCTGGCGTGGGGGCCGGTGCCCGGCGGCTGGTCGCTGCTGACCGCCAGCGCCCACAAGTGGGGCGGACCCGCGGGAGTCGGCCTGCTCGCCGTCCGCAAGGGTGTCCGGTTCGCCGCTCAAGGCCCCGCCGACGAAAGGGAGTCGGGCCGCGCCGCGGGCTTCGAGAACATCCCGGCGATCGTGGCCGCGGCGGCCTCGCTGCGTGCGGTGCGCGCCGAGGCGGCGGCGGAGTCCGTACGGCTGCGGGTCCTGGTGGACCGTATCCGCACCACCGTGGCCGGTGTGGTGCCCGATGTGGAGGTGGTCGGCGATCCGGTGCGGCGGCTGCCGCATCTGGTCACCTTCTCCTGTCTCTATGTCGATGGAGAGACCCTGCTGCATGAGTTGGACCGGGCGGAATTCTCTGTTTCATCCGGTTCGTCCTGCACGAGCAGCACGCTGACTCCCAGCCATGTCCTCAAGGCCATGGGGGTGCTCACGGAGGGGAACATCCGCGTGTCGCTCCCCGCCGGGACCACCGACGCCGAGGTCGACCGGTTCCTCGAGGTGCTTCCGGGCCTGGTGGCGGGTGTGCGGGAGAAGCTCGGGGCTCCCGTTGCGGCGGCCCCCTCCCCCGCCCCGCACGCCTCGCTCGTCGTCGACGCGCTCGGCAGGCGCTGCCCGATTCCGGTGATCGAGCTCGCAAAAGTGATCGGAGAAGTACCCGTGGGCGGCACGGTGACGGTCCTCGCCGACGACGAGGCCGCCCGGCTCGACATTCCCGCCTGGTGCGAGATGCGCGAGCAGGAGTACGTGGGTGAGGAGCCGGCGGACCGGGGTTCGGCCTTCGTGGTCCGCCGGCTCCTGTGA
- the qcrA gene encoding cytochrome bc1 complex Rieske iron-sulfur subunit, with the protein MSSQEIPEEVLPAEQDTAHGAVEGAGDPFADPGLPAHRPRIQDIDERAARRSERAVAFMFTLSMLATVAFIASYVIFPVDQIVYIWPFGHVSSLNFSLGLTLGVALFCIGAGAVHWARTLMSDVEVADDRHAIEAEPEVKAKVLADFADGAEESAIGRRKLIRNTMFGALALVPLSGVMLLRDLGPLPEKKLRVTLWAKGKQLINMNTMEPLRPEDVVVGSLTFAMPEGLEEDAHDFQTQIAKAALMIIRIEPDNIKDKREREWAHEGIVAFSKICTHVGCPISLYEQQTHHVLCPCHQSTFDLSDGARVIFGPAGHALPQLRIGVNSEGNLEALGDFEEPVGPAFWERG; encoded by the coding sequence ATGAGTAGCCAAGAGATTCCAGAAGAGGTCCTGCCCGCAGAGCAGGACACCGCGCACGGCGCGGTAGAGGGTGCCGGCGATCCGTTCGCCGACCCCGGGCTGCCGGCCCACCGGCCGCGCATCCAGGACATCGACGAACGTGCCGCGCGCCGCTCCGAGCGAGCAGTCGCCTTCATGTTCACGCTGTCCATGCTGGCGACGGTGGCGTTCATCGCCTCCTACGTCATCTTCCCGGTCGACCAGATCGTCTACATCTGGCCGTTCGGGCACGTGAGCTCGCTCAACTTCTCCCTGGGCCTGACCCTGGGCGTGGCGCTCTTCTGCATCGGAGCGGGGGCCGTCCACTGGGCGCGCACCCTGATGTCCGACGTGGAGGTCGCCGACGACCGGCACGCCATCGAGGCCGAGCCCGAGGTCAAGGCGAAGGTTCTCGCCGACTTCGCGGACGGTGCCGAGGAGTCCGCGATCGGGCGGCGCAAGCTGATCCGCAACACCATGTTCGGCGCGCTGGCCCTGGTGCCGCTCTCCGGTGTCATGCTGCTGCGCGACCTCGGCCCGCTGCCGGAGAAGAAGCTCCGCGTGACCCTGTGGGCCAAGGGCAAGCAGCTCATCAACATGAACACGATGGAGCCGCTTCGTCCCGAGGACGTCGTCGTCGGTTCGCTGACCTTCGCCATGCCCGAGGGCCTGGAGGAGGACGCGCACGACTTCCAGACGCAGATCGCCAAGGCCGCCCTGATGATCATCCGCATCGAGCCGGACAACATCAAGGACAAGCGCGAGCGTGAGTGGGCCCACGAGGGAATCGTGGCCTTCTCCAAGATCTGTACCCACGTCGGCTGCCCGATCAGCCTGTACGAGCAGCAGACGCACCACGTGCTCTGCCCGTGCCACCAGTCCACCTTCGACCTCTCCGACGGCGCCCGCGTCATCTTCGGTCCGGCCGGTCACGCCCTCCCGCAGCTGCGGATCGGTGTGAACAGCGAGGGCAACCTCGAGGCGCTCGGCGACTTCGAAGAGCCCGTCGGTCCTGCCTTCTGGGAGCGCGGATGA
- a CDS encoding cytochrome c oxidase subunit 4, whose protein sequence is MKIQGKLFIWLSVFMLAMAITYGVWSKEPVGTTALVLSFGLTVMIGFYLAFTANRVDKMAQDNKEADVADEAGEVGFFSPHSWQPLSLAIGGALLFLGVVFGWWLAYFSAPLLLIGLFGWVFEYYRGENRTQ, encoded by the coding sequence GTGAAGATCCAGGGCAAGCTGTTCATCTGGCTGAGCGTCTTCATGCTGGCCATGGCCATCACGTACGGCGTCTGGTCCAAGGAGCCGGTGGGTACCACCGCGCTCGTCCTGTCCTTCGGCCTGACCGTCATGATCGGCTTCTATCTGGCCTTCACGGCCAACAGGGTCGACAAGATGGCCCAGGACAACAAGGAAGCCGATGTCGCGGACGAAGCCGGTGAAGTGGGCTTCTTCTCCCCGCACAGCTGGCAGCCGCTCTCGCTGGCCATCGGTGGCGCCCTCCTCTTCCTGGGCGTCGTCTTCGGCTGGTGGCTGGCCTACTTCTCGGCCCCGCTGCTGCTGATCGGCCTCTTCGGCTGGGTCTTCGAGTACTACCGCGGTGAGAACCGCACCCAGTGA
- the qcrC gene encoding cytochrome bc1 complex diheme cytochrome c subunit, which yields MKKLSARRRHPLAAVVVLLLALAATGGLYAAFAPAGKAQADETAQSLAIDEGKKLYSVGCASCHGTGGQGTSDGPSLVGVGSAAVDFQVGTGRMPAQQPGAQVPKKPVIYSQAEIDQLAAYVASLGAGPITPTDSQVDPAGADVARGGDLFRTNCAQCHNFTGEGGALTYGKYAPNLEGVSPKHIYQAMQTGPQSMPSFPDSTMPEQQKKDIIAYIKTVNGDDAETPGGLSLGGLGPVSEGLFAWVFGLGALVAIAVWVAAHTAKAKKS from the coding sequence GTGAAAAAGCTCTCCGCACGACGACGCCATCCGCTGGCGGCGGTCGTCGTACTACTCCTCGCGCTGGCGGCTACCGGGGGGCTGTACGCCGCGTTTGCGCCTGCGGGTAAGGCGCAGGCCGACGAAACCGCCCAGTCCCTCGCCATCGACGAGGGCAAGAAGCTCTACTCCGTAGGCTGCGCCAGCTGCCACGGAACCGGCGGTCAGGGCACCTCCGACGGGCCGTCCCTCGTGGGCGTCGGCTCCGCCGCCGTCGACTTCCAGGTCGGTACCGGACGTATGCCGGCCCAGCAGCCGGGTGCCCAGGTACCGAAGAAGCCGGTCATCTACTCCCAGGCCGAGATCGACCAGCTCGCGGCGTACGTCGCGTCGCTGGGCGCCGGTCCGATCACCCCGACCGACAGCCAGGTCGACCCCGCGGGCGCCGACGTGGCCAGGGGCGGCGACCTGTTCCGCACGAACTGCGCGCAGTGCCACAACTTCACAGGTGAGGGCGGCGCGCTGACGTACGGCAAGTACGCCCCGAACCTCGAAGGCGTGAGCCCGAAGCACATCTACCAGGCCATGCAGACCGGCCCGCAGAGCATGCCGTCCTTCCCCGACAGCACCATGCCGGAGCAGCAGAAGAAGGACATCATCGCGTACATCAAGACCGTCAACGGCGATGATGCCGAAACCCCCGGTGGCCTCAGCCTCGGCGGTCTCGGACCGGTCAGTGAAGGTCTGTTCGCGTGGGTCTTCGGGCTCGGCGCCCTTGTCGCAATTGCCGTTTGGGTCGCGGCCCACACCGCTAAGGCCAAGAAGTCATGA
- the ctaC gene encoding aa3-type cytochrome oxidase subunit II, giving the protein MSPNGSDRLSRRPMRRKLPQVLTAGLVLATASGCSYNWEDFPRLGMPTPVTEEAPIILSLWQGSWAAALATGVLVWGLIIWSVIFHRRSRTKVEVPQQTRYNMPIEALYTVVPLIIVSVFFYFTARDESKLLELTPKPAHTINVVGYQWSWGFNYIENVEGSPSTGGEIPKELDAIPDKYRKDFPADAGGVYDVGIPGTRNPQTGNPGPTLWLPKGEKVRFVLTSRDVIHSFWVVPFLMKQDVIPGHTNSFEVTPNKEGTYMGKCAELCGVDHSRMLFNVKIVSPERYQQHLKELAEKGQTGYVPAGIEQTDPARNAETNKL; this is encoded by the coding sequence GTGAGTCCCAACGGCTCCGACCGCTTGTCGCGGCGCCCGATGCGGCGGAAGCTGCCGCAGGTGCTGACTGCGGGCCTGGTCCTGGCGACGGCCTCCGGTTGTTCATACAACTGGGAGGATTTCCCACGCCTCGGTATGCCCACCCCGGTAACGGAAGAGGCCCCGATCATCCTGTCCCTCTGGCAGGGCTCGTGGGCGGCAGCGCTCGCCACGGGTGTCCTCGTCTGGGGGCTGATCATCTGGAGCGTCATCTTCCACCGGCGTAGCCGGACCAAGGTGGAGGTACCTCAGCAGACCAGGTACAACATGCCCATCGAGGCGTTGTACACAGTGGTACCCCTCATCATCGTCTCGGTGTTCTTCTACTTCACCGCACGCGATGAATCGAAGCTCCTCGAGCTCACACCGAAGCCCGCCCACACCATCAACGTGGTCGGCTACCAGTGGAGCTGGGGCTTCAACTACATCGAGAACGTGGAGGGCTCGCCCTCCACGGGCGGCGAGATCCCGAAGGAACTCGACGCCATCCCCGACAAGTACCGCAAGGACTTCCCCGCGGACGCCGGCGGCGTCTACGACGTGGGCATCCCCGGTACGAGGAACCCGCAGACCGGCAACCCGGGTCCGACCCTGTGGCTGCCGAAGGGCGAGAAGGTCCGCTTCGTACTGACTTCGCGTGACGTCATCCACTCCTTCTGGGTGGTGCCGTTCCTCATGAAGCAGGACGTCATCCCGGGCCACACGAACTCCTTCGAGGTGACTCCGAACAAGGAGGGCACCTACATGGGCAAGTGCGCCGAGCTCTGCGGCGTCGACCACTCCCGGATGCTCTTCAACGTCAAGATCGTCTCTCCGGAGCGTTACCAGCAGCACCTCAAGGAGCTGGCGGAGAAGGGTCAGACGGGCTACGTGCCGGCAGGCATCGAGCAGACGGACCCGGCCAGGAATGCGGAGACGAACAAACTGTGA
- a CDS encoding carbohydrate kinase family protein, which yields MRIAVTGSIATDHLMTFPGRFADQLVADQLHTVSLSFLVDNLDVRRGGVGANIAFGMGMLGARPILVGAAGADFDEYRAWLDRHGVDTDSVRISEVLHTARFVCTTDADHNQIGSFYTGAMSEARLIELKSVADRVGGLDLVSIGADDPEAMLRHTEECRSRSIPFAADFSQQIARMDGDDIRILLDGATYLFSNEYEKGLIESKTGWSDEEILSRVGHRVTTLGARGVRIEQAGQDPIEVGCAEEERKADPTGVGDAFRAGFLSGLAWGVGLERAAQVGCMLATLVIETVGTQEYTLRRTHFMDRFTKAYGDEAAIEVRAHLS from the coding sequence GTGCGCATTGCAGTCACCGGCTCCATCGCCACCGACCACCTGATGACCTTCCCCGGCCGATTCGCCGACCAGCTCGTCGCGGACCAGCTGCACACGGTCTCCCTCTCCTTCCTGGTCGACAACCTCGACGTGCGCCGCGGAGGTGTCGGCGCCAACATCGCCTTCGGCATGGGCATGCTCGGCGCCCGGCCGATCCTGGTCGGCGCCGCCGGGGCCGACTTCGACGAGTACCGCGCCTGGCTCGACCGGCACGGCGTCGACACCGACTCGGTCCGGATCTCCGAGGTCCTGCACACGGCCCGCTTCGTCTGTACGACGGACGCCGACCACAACCAGATCGGCTCCTTCTACACCGGCGCGATGAGCGAGGCGCGGCTGATCGAGCTGAAGAGCGTCGCCGACCGCGTCGGCGGCCTCGACCTCGTCTCCATCGGCGCCGACGACCCCGAGGCGATGCTCCGCCACACGGAGGAGTGCCGCTCGCGGAGCATTCCGTTCGCCGCGGACTTCTCGCAGCAGATCGCCCGGATGGACGGCGACGACATCCGGATCCTCCTCGACGGCGCCACGTACCTCTTCTCCAACGAGTACGAGAAGGGGCTCATCGAGTCCAAGACCGGCTGGAGCGACGAGGAGATCCTCTCCAGGGTCGGCCACCGCGTCACCACCCTCGGCGCCCGCGGCGTCCGCATCGAGCAGGCCGGTCAGGACCCGATCGAGGTCGGCTGCGCCGAGGAGGAGCGGAAGGCCGACCCCACCGGCGTCGGCGACGCCTTCCGGGCCGGATTCCTCTCCGGCCTCGCGTGGGGCGTGGGCCTGGAGCGTGCCGCCCAGGTCGGCTGCATGCTCGCGACCCTGGTCATCGAGACGGTCGGCACCCAGGAGTACACCCTGCGCCGCACCCACTTCATGGACCGCTTCACCAAGGCGTACGGCGACGAGGCCGCCATCGAGGTCCGGGCGCACCTCTCCTAG
- the ctaE gene encoding aa3-type cytochrome oxidase subunit III, whose amino-acid sequence MSVVATATTVETGHAHPSVNRPNLTSVGTIIWLSSELMFFAALFAMYFTLRSVMGPAHWKEMAHHLNFPFSATNTTILVLSSLTCQLGVFAAERGDVKKLRTWFIITFVMGAIFIGGQVLEYTELVKEAGLSLSSDPYGSVFYLTTGFHGLHVTGGLIAFLLVLGRTYAASRFTHEQATAAIVVSYYWHFVDVVWIGLFATIYMIK is encoded by the coding sequence ATGTCGGTCGTGGCGACAGCAACGACAGTAGAAACCGGGCACGCGCACCCGTCGGTCAATCGGCCGAACCTCACCAGCGTCGGAACCATCATCTGGTTGAGTTCCGAGCTGATGTTCTTCGCGGCCCTCTTCGCGATGTACTTCACCCTGCGATCGGTGATGGGACCCGCTCACTGGAAGGAGATGGCTCACCATCTGAACTTCCCGTTCTCGGCGACGAACACCACGATCCTGGTGCTTTCCTCTCTCACCTGCCAGCTCGGCGTATTCGCCGCGGAGCGGGGCGATGTGAAGAAGCTCCGCACCTGGTTCATCATCACGTTCGTGATGGGTGCGATCTTCATCGGAGGCCAGGTCCTGGAGTACACCGAGCTGGTCAAGGAGGCGGGTCTCTCCCTGTCCTCCGACCCGTACGGCTCGGTGTTCTACCTGACGACCGGCTTCCACGGTCTGCATGTGACAGGCGGTCTCATCGCCTTCCTGCTCGTACTCGGCAGGACATACGCGGCCTCGAGATTCACCCACGAGCAGGCCACCGCCGCCATCGTCGTGTCCTACTACTGGCACTTCGTCGATGTCGTCTGGATCGGCCTGTTCGCCACGATCTACATGATCAAGTAA
- a CDS encoding L,D-transpeptidase, producing MNHTPRIRTVVSCTLLVVTLVAGATACGEPDGHPLSLKPYDAADLVSFNGPSKGEKADPDKPLEVTVKDEDVRITDVTAVDTQGRHLAGELAADGRRWHSTTSLAAGTRYTVKVSTENGDGAPGSRTYAFGTTSAKKFLKVAFGPQAGTYGVGQPLTAELSAPVKDKAARATVERGLQVRSTPAVTGSWYWVDDKTLHYRPKEYWPSAATIDVRSNLKGIKVSNALYGAATKPLKLTTGDRIEAITDASDHSMTVLRNGEVINTLPVTTGKPGFDTRNGVKVVLAKEQFVRMRGESIGIAAGSSESYDLPVYWATRVTWSGEYVHAAPWSTGSQGSANVSHGCTGMSTANAQWFFETVREGDIVKVVGSDGETMTPFDNGFGDWNLDWDAWRKGSALHGGGTPDSGTDVEAARLRPQV from the coding sequence ATGAACCACACGCCGCGCATCCGCACCGTAGTGAGCTGCACTCTGCTGGTCGTGACCCTGGTTGCAGGTGCGACCGCCTGTGGCGAACCCGATGGCCATCCGTTGTCGCTGAAGCCGTACGACGCGGCCGACCTGGTCTCCTTCAACGGCCCCTCCAAGGGCGAGAAGGCCGACCCCGACAAGCCCCTCGAAGTCACCGTCAAGGATGAAGACGTACGCATCACCGATGTGACGGCCGTCGACACGCAGGGCCGCCATCTGGCGGGCGAACTCGCCGCCGACGGACGGCGGTGGCACTCCACCACCTCGCTCGCCGCCGGCACCCGGTACACCGTCAAGGTCTCCACCGAGAACGGGGACGGGGCTCCCGGCAGCCGCACCTACGCCTTCGGGACGACCTCGGCCAAGAAGTTCCTCAAGGTCGCCTTCGGCCCGCAGGCGGGCACCTACGGCGTCGGACAGCCCCTCACGGCGGAACTCAGCGCTCCGGTCAAGGACAAGGCGGCCAGGGCCACCGTGGAGCGCGGGCTGCAGGTCCGGTCCACGCCCGCGGTCACGGGCTCCTGGTACTGGGTCGACGACAAGACCCTGCACTACCGGCCCAAGGAGTACTGGCCCTCCGCCGCCACCATCGACGTCCGCAGCAACCTCAAGGGCATCAAGGTCAGCAACGCCCTCTACGGGGCCGCCACGAAGCCGCTGAAGCTCACGACCGGCGACCGCATAGAAGCGATCACCGACGCCTCCGACCACTCCATGACCGTGCTGCGCAACGGTGAGGTGATCAACACCCTGCCGGTCACCACGGGCAAGCCCGGCTTCGACACGCGCAACGGCGTCAAGGTGGTGCTGGCCAAGGAGCAGTTCGTACGCATGCGCGGGGAGAGCATCGGCATCGCCGCCGGCTCCTCGGAGTCGTACGACCTGCCCGTCTACTGGGCGACACGCGTCACATGGAGCGGTGAGTACGTCCACGCGGCGCCCTGGTCGACCGGTTCACAGGGCAGCGCCAACGTCAGCCACGGCTGCACGGGGATGAGCACCGCCAACGCCCAATGGTTCTTCGAGACCGTACGCGAGGGCGACATCGTCAAGGTCGTCGGGAGCGACGGCGAGACGATGACGCCGTTCGACAACGGCTTCGGCGACTGGAACCTGGACTGGGACGCCTGGCGGAAGGGCAGCGCCCTGCACGGGGGCGGCACACCGGACTCGGGCACCGACGTCGAGGCGGCGCGACTGCGCCCCCAGGTCTGA